A section of the Methanosarcina mazei S-6 genome encodes:
- a CDS encoding IS1634-like element ISMma4 family transposase, translating into MAEKNSSRRVESSLKRTRFLGHLGLMAGVFRELEVDKLIDEKLPKERNHNVPHSVCILAMVLNGLGFIGQRLYLFPDFFKNVSTERLFGDGIIKEDLNQYAIGETLDRIVKYGPTKLFTEIALHIMARLPIPVHCLHADTTSVSVFGDYDDEETESIDITFGIPKNGRWDLKQFVLSLIVNQHGIPLFMNTHSGNASDKNTILEAITSLKSVLRPESKVYYVADSSFYTDNNIQNIGTSFWISRVPATITEAKELLAANLNLQKLKSDERYSFYQTFVEYGGIKQKWVLLLSHKMKEKKEGTFRTKLDKEVEKAEKSFKKLKVEDFFCEEDALKAAEKWIQDFPSVSFEKVDVKSIKKRESGKKGRPSKDEELKTYFRIDGIIKVNDAFVLKEMEKMGLFILASNDISLSPEEMLKYYKGQDNVEKGFRFLKSDTFSISKVYLKKKGRIEALTMIMVLCLMIYSIAEWKLRIKLETENETVPDQKGKPTKRPTMRWIFFKFQGITELISQKKGKMKSEILNMEEIHWKILSLMGEKYENIYL; encoded by the coding sequence ATGGCAGAGAAAAACAGCAGTAGAAGAGTCGAATCCTCCTTAAAACGTACAAGGTTCTTAGGTCACCTCGGTCTTATGGCTGGAGTTTTCCGAGAACTTGAAGTTGACAAACTGATCGATGAGAAACTTCCTAAAGAACGGAATCATAATGTTCCTCACTCAGTCTGCATCCTTGCCATGGTACTCAATGGCCTTGGTTTTATAGGGCAACGTCTGTACCTGTTTCCTGATTTTTTCAAAAACGTTTCTACTGAAAGGCTCTTTGGAGACGGTATAATAAAAGAAGACCTGAATCAATATGCTATCGGAGAGACTCTTGACAGAATCGTAAAATATGGCCCTACAAAACTGTTTACGGAAATTGCTCTTCACATTATGGCTCGTCTACCTATTCCTGTCCACTGTTTACACGCTGACACTACAAGTGTCAGCGTTTTTGGTGATTATGACGACGAAGAAACTGAGTCTATTGATATTACTTTTGGAATTCCTAAAAACGGACGATGGGATCTCAAACAATTTGTGTTGAGCTTGATTGTTAATCAACATGGGATACCTCTTTTCATGAATACACATTCAGGAAATGCTTCAGACAAAAACACAATTCTGGAAGCAATAACGTCTCTCAAATCAGTTTTAAGACCTGAAAGCAAAGTTTACTATGTCGCTGATAGTTCCTTTTATACAGACAATAATATCCAGAACATAGGGACGTCTTTCTGGATAAGTCGTGTTCCTGCAACAATTACCGAGGCAAAGGAACTGCTAGCTGCAAATCTGAACCTGCAAAAGCTAAAAAGTGATGAGAGGTACTCATTCTATCAAACCTTTGTGGAATATGGCGGAATCAAACAAAAGTGGGTTTTGTTGCTTTCTCACAAGATGAAAGAGAAGAAAGAGGGAACTTTCAGGACGAAGCTTGACAAAGAGGTAGAAAAAGCAGAGAAGTCTTTTAAAAAGCTGAAAGTAGAGGACTTCTTCTGCGAAGAGGATGCATTAAAAGCCGCAGAGAAATGGATTCAAGATTTTCCTTCTGTTTCATTTGAAAAGGTAGATGTGAAATCCATTAAAAAACGTGAATCGGGTAAAAAAGGCAGACCTTCAAAAGATGAAGAATTAAAGACTTATTTCAGGATTGATGGCATCATAAAGGTTAATGATGCTTTTGTTTTGAAAGAAATGGAGAAAATGGGACTTTTCATTCTTGCAAGTAATGATATCAGTCTTTCTCCTGAAGAGATGCTGAAGTATTACAAAGGACAGGACAATGTAGAAAAAGGATTCAGATTCTTGAAAAGTGATACATTTAGCATATCGAAAGTCTACCTCAAGAAGAAAGGAAGAATTGAAGCATTAACCATGATAATGGTTCTATGCTTAATGATTTATTCTATTGCAGAATGGAAACTGAGAATTAAATTAGAAACAGAAAATGAAACGGTGCCAGATCAAAAAGGGAAACCAACAAAAAGACCTACAATGAGATGGATATTTTTCAAGTTCCAAGGAATTACAGAACTTATTTCTCAGAAAAAAGGAAAAATGAAGTCAGAAATATTGAATATGGAGGAGATTCACTGGAAGATATTGAGTCTAATGGGAGAGAAATATGAAAATATATATCTCTAA
- a CDS encoding DUF3006 domain-containing protein, whose product MENFKVTLDRIEDCTAVLLLRDDESIKIDVPLFLLPRESKEGDILNVSIERDVQETEAAKERVSALLEKLKNKNKGAE is encoded by the coding sequence ATGGAAAACTTCAAGGTTACTCTCGACAGAATAGAGGACTGCACCGCAGTATTGCTTTTAAGGGACGACGAGTCAATAAAAATTGACGTCCCTCTTTTTCTACTGCCCCGGGAAAGCAAAGAAGGAGATATTCTGAACGTTAGCATTGAGAGAGACGTTCAGGAAACGGAAGCAGCTAAAGAAAGAGTATCTGCTTTACTTGAAAAGCTCAAAAACAAAAATAAGGGGGCTGAATAA
- a CDS encoding MBL fold metallo-hydrolase encodes MTKSGKKSGNSLLRWIFGIIFVIIVIVGINAGLKDDQAAEEPLQGAQQAGEENLADTQVHAEETESNQEESNQDSGPEENNLTDNGPVTRENPGIGNLTVHFIDVGQGDSILLEYNGKTMLVDAGERDKGKVVTAYLQDQGISGIDYVVATHPHSDHIGGMNEVLNSFQVKHFVDSGFPHTSKTYENMLTTIDEKDIPFEVAEEGKEIEFDPAVDVEILNPGQEYSDDLNENSIVLKVSYGETSFLLMGDAGLETEEKLMGGGYDLDSDILKAGHHASRSGSGEAFISSVSPGISIIEVGAGNDYGHPHEEVLERLQKASRVYRTDLDGTIAVTTDGSTCTVITQKTGSEKVVTGTGTSENGADSPSIPIITRETESEEVKSEEAGEPGTGTISSSADHAVYVSDLNLKDEWIEITNRDASPVLLEGWKIEDEGSKHTYTFSSYTLSSQAAVTLYTGMGTDTSAKLYWGSESPVWNNDGDTAYLYDNSGNLISELER; translated from the coding sequence TTGACGAAATCAGGAAAGAAGTCAGGGAATAGTTTATTACGCTGGATTTTTGGCATAATATTTGTTATTATAGTTATCGTGGGAATAAATGCCGGACTGAAAGACGATCAGGCTGCTGAAGAGCCCCTGCAGGGCGCACAGCAAGCAGGAGAGGAAAATCTGGCAGATACTCAGGTTCACGCTGAAGAAACAGAATCAAATCAGGAAGAATCAAATCAGGACAGCGGACCTGAAGAAAACAATCTGACAGATAATGGTCCCGTTACCAGGGAAAATCCGGGAATAGGGAACCTGACAGTTCATTTTATTGACGTCGGTCAGGGAGATTCCATCCTTCTGGAATACAATGGAAAGACTATGCTTGTAGATGCAGGAGAAAGGGATAAAGGAAAGGTTGTTACGGCATACCTTCAGGATCAGGGCATCTCAGGCATTGATTATGTTGTTGCAACTCATCCCCATTCTGACCATATAGGAGGCATGAATGAAGTGCTTAACAGTTTCCAGGTTAAGCATTTTGTTGACAGCGGCTTTCCGCATACCTCAAAAACTTACGAGAACATGCTGACCACCATTGATGAAAAGGATATTCCCTTTGAAGTAGCAGAGGAAGGTAAAGAGATCGAGTTTGACCCTGCCGTGGATGTTGAAATATTGAACCCTGGGCAGGAATACTCCGATGACCTGAATGAAAACTCAATTGTGCTCAAAGTAAGCTACGGAGAAACTTCATTCCTGCTTATGGGCGACGCAGGGCTTGAGACCGAAGAGAAACTCATGGGTGGAGGCTACGACCTTGATTCTGATATTCTTAAAGCAGGACACCATGCCAGCCGGTCAGGAAGTGGAGAGGCCTTTATTTCTTCCGTAAGCCCGGGAATCAGCATAATCGAAGTCGGGGCAGGCAATGACTACGGACACCCCCATGAAGAAGTCCTTGAAAGGCTGCAGAAAGCTTCCAGGGTCTACAGGACAGACCTTGACGGCACAATTGCAGTTACAACAGACGGGTCAACCTGTACAGTAATTACTCAGAAAACCGGGTCTGAAAAAGTGGTCACAGGAACAGGAACTTCAGAAAATGGGGCTGACAGCCCTTCAATTCCAATAATAACCAGAGAAACAGAATCAGAAGAAGTTAAGTCCGAAGAGGCTGGTGAGCCCGGAACAGGGACAATTTCTAGCTCTGCAGATCATGCAGTCTATGTCAGTGACCTGAACCTGAAGGACGAATGGATAGAAATTACAAATAGAGATGCCTCACCTGTTTTATTGGAAGGATGGAAAATCGAAGATGAAGGCAGTAAACACACCTATACCTTTTCGTCTTATACACTGAGCTCTCAGGCTGCCGTAACTCTATATACAGGAATGGGCACGGATACATCGGCGAAATTATACTGGGGATCGGAAAGTCCTGTCTGGAACAATGACGGAGATACAGCATATCTTTATGACAACAGCGGGAATCTGATATCTGAACTGGAGAGATAA
- a CDS encoding CapA family protein, which yields MSLLELYAVGDICLQTKGAVHPFRNMMEIFKNRDILFGNLEVVLSDEGKKAKKAFVLNAPPENVKFLKEAQFNVLNIANNHILDLGVSGFRNTIDLLKENNLRFIGAGSDSSVSNFLIVEKNGLKQE from the coding sequence ATGAGTTTACTGGAGCTATATGCGGTGGGGGATATTTGTTTACAGACAAAAGGAGCTGTACACCCTTTTAGAAATATGATGGAGATATTTAAAAATAGAGATATACTATTTGGAAATTTAGAAGTAGTTTTATCGGATGAAGGCAAGAAAGCCAAAAAAGCTTTTGTTTTGAATGCACCCCCGGAGAACGTTAAATTTCTTAAAGAAGCGCAGTTTAATGTTTTAAATATAGCTAATAATCATATCCTGGACCTGGGAGTTTCAGGGTTCAGGAATACAATAGATCTACTGAAGGAAAATAATTTAAGATTCATTGGTGCAGGCAGTGATTCTTCAGTTTCTAATTTTCTGATAGTAGAGAAAAATGGACTAAAACAGGAATAA
- a CDS encoding phenylacetate--CoA ligase family protein, with translation MGDIVDMANCNLFENLPSPIRKKLKDLYYILYETAPQSLVMSKGYFKIIELMQNPEVFDEKSSFVENTQRELLAKVLRNALLNVPYYRDCVPISANEVEPVNALEVLRKFPLLTKDEIIKHPEDFISDWINKHTLYCAASGGSTGDVIKVWRTLEELQIERAFIDHMWSYYGYSRKSKILRMGANSVVSPEMPPYQIIGRRLLVSPPHLNEKWLEKIVEKIKDFSPEFIHSYPSSAERLALYLKEHNITIRVKGIFLASEEVKLEQIELFKKVFRAPICFHYGATEQVLLGYGCYVNKNIVYHFNPLYGIVENYQDEDGNYELVGTSLWDFAMPMIRYRTQDYGVVSDVDYGNKNDGKRWKTALHLDGRKQSCLITKQETPYFECSLPIDEILWDYVKIFQCVQNVPGKLEVHVVPNEKYSDEIEQKIITSLEEEFSEWFDLEYFKVNDIPLTKSGKRRLVVVNHDFNQKD, from the coding sequence ATGGGGGATATAGTAGATATGGCAAATTGCAATCTTTTTGAAAACCTTCCTTCTCCTATAAGAAAAAAACTTAAAGACCTTTACTATATACTTTATGAAACGGCTCCTCAGTCACTTGTTATGAGTAAGGGCTACTTCAAGATTATTGAATTAATGCAAAATCCAGAAGTATTTGATGAAAAAAGCTCTTTTGTAGAAAATACTCAAAGAGAACTGCTTGCAAAAGTTTTAAGAAATGCTCTTCTGAACGTTCCTTACTATCGAGACTGTGTTCCAATCAGTGCTAATGAGGTGGAACCGGTTAATGCTCTGGAAGTCCTCAGAAAATTTCCTTTGCTTACCAAGGACGAAATAATAAAGCATCCTGAGGATTTCATTTCTGACTGGATCAACAAGCATACTTTATATTGTGCCGCCAGTGGGGGGTCTACCGGTGATGTAATTAAAGTATGGAGAACCCTTGAAGAATTGCAGATAGAAAGAGCATTCATTGATCATATGTGGAGTTATTATGGATATAGCAGAAAATCAAAAATCCTCCGAATGGGAGCAAATTCAGTTGTTTCTCCAGAAATGCCTCCCTATCAAATAATAGGGCGAAGGTTACTGGTTTCTCCTCCTCATTTGAATGAGAAATGGCTAGAGAAAATAGTTGAGAAAATCAAAGATTTTAGCCCTGAGTTTATACATTCTTATCCTTCGTCTGCAGAGCGTTTAGCATTATATCTAAAAGAACATAATATTACAATAAGGGTTAAGGGTATATTTCTGGCTTCTGAAGAGGTTAAACTCGAACAGATAGAATTATTCAAGAAAGTTTTTAGAGCACCTATATGCTTTCATTATGGGGCAACAGAGCAGGTTTTGCTGGGATATGGTTGTTATGTTAATAAAAATATTGTTTATCATTTTAATCCTTTATATGGCATCGTAGAAAATTATCAGGACGAAGATGGTAATTATGAACTGGTGGGAACAAGCCTTTGGGATTTTGCGATGCCAATGATCAGATATCGAACTCAGGATTATGGAGTAGTTAGCGACGTCGATTATGGAAATAAGAATGATGGAAAAAGGTGGAAAACAGCTCTTCATCTTGATGGAAGAAAACAGAGTTGTCTCATAACCAAACAAGAAACGCCTTATTTTGAATGTTCGCTCCCGATTGATGAAATTCTATGGGATTATGTAAAGATATTCCAGTGTGTCCAGAATGTTCCTGGGAAACTTGAAGTACACGTTGTTCCGAATGAAAAATATTCTGATGAGATCGAACAAAAAATTATTACATCACTGGAAGAAGAGTTTTCCGAATGGTTTGATTTAGAATACTTTAAGGTAAATGATATTCCACTCACCAAGAGTGGGAAACGCAGATTAGTGGTTGTTAACCATGACTTTAATCAAAAAGACTGA
- a CDS encoding bi-domain-containing oxidoreductase — protein MKQVVLNLKDGDLTVEEVPIPTIKGSGVLVRNHYSVISAGTESGVVDLADKSLIGKARARPDLAMKVINKAKQDGPISAFQQAMGRLEKREPLGYSSAGTVISVSEDIKDIKPGDRVACAGAGYANHADVVFVPRNLCAKVPENVDFKNACFTTVGSIAMQGVRNADVKIGENIVVIGLGLIGLITLQILKASGCRVFGVDLDESKVNLARELGADLSYSRNSPNLEERIKQFSRGIGADSTIITAATRSNDPVDFAGKITRERGKVVIVGLVGMDIPREEYYNKELEMRISRSYGPGRYDRNYEEYGQDYPAPYVRWTENRNMQAFLDLISMKKISMEPIITHEYEIEQAPEAYNIIKERKPYLGLVLKYDTDKRIEDKVILKSPGPVSAISESFSPVLGVIGAGIFATSILLPNLSKIKGVKLKGLSAASGLSCESVAKKYGFEYCTSDYHKILSDPEINCVSIVTRNSLHASLVIEALKNKKNVLVEKPLALNEEELNAIIEAKKENGGFIMVGFNRRYSELGVKLKDFFKNRSQSMVAYYRVNAESIPKDHWVYDESEGGSRIITECCHFIDFMQFIIGSSPVEVYARKIESQVKTPEDNENVSITIAFEDGSIGTLIYTTHGDSSVSKEHAEFFADGMVGAITDFKQLKLVKDGKCTQINKRLITEKGHKNELENFFKMVKQGPSKYSFEENVLTTVSTLKAAEHVMSGGPVKLI, from the coding sequence ATGAAACAGGTTGTCCTTAATCTGAAAGATGGGGATTTGACAGTTGAAGAAGTCCCCATCCCTACAATAAAAGGCAGCGGTGTACTTGTAAGGAACCATTATTCCGTAATCAGTGCAGGCACAGAATCTGGAGTTGTGGATCTTGCAGACAAATCTCTGATTGGAAAAGCCCGTGCACGTCCGGACCTTGCAATGAAAGTGATCAATAAAGCAAAGCAAGACGGGCCGATATCAGCTTTCCAGCAGGCTATGGGAAGGCTTGAGAAAAGAGAGCCCCTCGGGTACAGCTCTGCAGGCACTGTAATTTCTGTAAGCGAAGATATTAAAGATATAAAACCAGGAGATAGAGTTGCCTGTGCGGGTGCAGGCTATGCAAACCATGCAGATGTTGTCTTTGTTCCGAGAAATCTCTGTGCAAAAGTCCCTGAAAATGTTGATTTTAAAAATGCCTGTTTCACAACCGTTGGTTCGATTGCCATGCAGGGTGTTCGCAACGCTGATGTAAAAATCGGAGAAAACATTGTTGTGATCGGTCTTGGTCTTATCGGTCTTATTACCTTACAAATCCTCAAAGCTTCCGGGTGCAGAGTTTTTGGGGTTGATCTCGATGAATCCAAAGTAAATCTCGCACGTGAACTTGGAGCTGATCTTTCTTACTCGAGAAATTCCCCTAACCTTGAAGAGAGAATAAAGCAATTTTCTCGTGGAATTGGCGCAGATTCTACAATAATAACAGCGGCTACCAGATCAAACGATCCCGTAGACTTTGCCGGAAAAATTACTCGTGAACGCGGAAAAGTGGTGATTGTGGGTCTTGTTGGAATGGACATTCCTAGAGAAGAATATTATAATAAAGAACTCGAAATGCGGATTTCAAGGTCATACGGTCCGGGCCGATATGACCGAAACTACGAGGAATACGGCCAGGACTACCCAGCACCATACGTCCGCTGGACCGAAAACAGGAATATGCAAGCTTTTCTTGATCTCATCTCTATGAAGAAAATCTCAATGGAACCAATAATCACACATGAGTATGAAATAGAGCAGGCTCCAGAAGCTTATAACATCATAAAAGAGAGAAAACCCTACCTTGGACTCGTCCTCAAGTACGATACAGATAAAAGAATAGAAGATAAGGTTATCCTGAAAAGTCCCGGGCCGGTATCTGCAATAAGCGAAAGCTTCTCACCGGTTTTGGGAGTTATAGGTGCAGGGATCTTTGCAACAAGCATCCTTCTCCCAAACCTTTCAAAAATAAAAGGCGTTAAATTGAAAGGTCTCTCGGCTGCAAGTGGGCTTAGCTGTGAATCCGTTGCCAAAAAATACGGTTTCGAATACTGCACTTCTGATTATCATAAGATTTTATCAGATCCTGAAATAAACTGTGTTAGCATTGTGACCAGAAACAGCCTGCATGCTTCTCTTGTAATTGAAGCTCTTAAAAACAAGAAAAATGTGCTTGTGGAAAAACCTCTTGCCCTGAACGAAGAAGAATTAAACGCAATCATAGAAGCTAAAAAAGAGAACGGAGGGTTTATTATGGTTGGTTTCAACAGACGCTATTCTGAACTCGGGGTAAAATTAAAAGATTTCTTTAAAAATCGTTCTCAATCCATGGTGGCCTACTATCGTGTAAATGCCGAATCCATACCAAAAGATCACTGGGTATATGATGAGTCAGAAGGCGGAAGCCGAATTATTACGGAATGCTGCCACTTCATTGATTTTATGCAGTTTATCATAGGTTCTTCTCCAGTTGAGGTGTATGCCAGGAAAATAGAGTCACAAGTCAAGACTCCAGAAGACAACGAAAACGTTTCAATAACAATTGCGTTTGAGGACGGCTCAATCGGAACCTTGATATATACAACTCATGGAGACAGTTCGGTATCGAAAGAACATGCTGAATTCTTTGCAGATGGAATGGTTGGAGCAATTACAGATTTCAAACAACTTAAACTCGTGAAAGATGGGAAATGTACACAGATTAATAAAAGGTTGATTACTGAAAAAGGACATAAAAATGAGCTTGAGAATTTTTTTAAGATGGTGAAGCAGGGACCTTCAAAGTATAGTTTTGAAGAGAATGTTCTGACAACAGTTTCAACATTGAAAGCTGCAGAACATGTTATGTCTGGGGGACCTGTAAAACTAATTTAA